GGTAATAGGCATTCCTATGTATATCCGGGTTGAAACCATAATCCCCATTGGTGCGGTCCTGATGGAGAAAGGAATGAGCCTTGGCGCTTTAATGGCCCTAATCATCGGCGGCGCCGGCGCCAGTATTCCGGAAGTGACCTTGCTTGCTTCAATCTTCAAACCCAGACTCGTAGCAGCTTTTGTAATCACCATTTTGGCAGTGGCTATGCTATCAGGATTTATTTTTCAGGTATTCCAGTTAAGCTTGCTTTAGCTCATACACTGCTGAAAATTTGATCTTACAATACAAATTTATGAGGAGGAGGTGTTATCTGTGGAAGATAAGAAAAATGAAGAAAAGAAAAGGAAAGGGTTCCTGGAAAGATTGTTCAAACCTAAGGGCGGCTGCTGCTGTGACGTAAAATTCGTACCTATTAAAGAAGATGAACATAAAGATTCAGACCAGCAGAAAAAGTAATTAATTGTTGATCTGGTAAAACCTTATAAAAAATGTGAAAATGATACAAAAAATTACTGAGGTTAAGTATTAAAAAGAGCGATTGCAAAAACCGCTCTTTTTGATGCGCATATATAATTACTTTTCTGGCTGGATCAATCGACCTCAATCAATCGCCTGGAACAAGGCTTTTTTCTTTATAAATTTATTGACAGCCTGGTACGATAACTATAATATATATGTATATTATATTACAATATGCTAATATAATAATACTAAGGGGATAAAATTATGGTGCTGGGAATTCTGCCATGTCAAGGAGCATCTAATGTGGGGGTGATGACAGGTAAAGTACGTGGTATGGGGTATGTGCAAGATGAGGTCGGGAAAATGGATATTTTACCATTTAATATCCTGGAACAACAATAAGGAGAAGGTTTGACAGTTGTTAATGGAATAGCCAGGGTGAATATTTATTTAATGACTAAATTATAATATTATACTAATATAATACTAATAATTAATTTAAATGGGAGGTAATTTTGTTGGAAATTCAAGTCCTGGGCCCGGGTTGTAACAAATGTAAAACAATGTACAAGTTGGTAACTGAAACGCTAGGTGAAATGGGAATAGACGCCGACGTTAAGAAGGTTGAAAAGCTGGATGAAATTATTGAAGCCGGTGTAATGCTGACACCTGGCCTGGTAATAAACGGTAAGGTTAAGGTAACAGGCAAGGTGCCGGGGAAGAGTGACATAAAGAAATATATTGAACAAGAAATTTAGATGAGAATTTAAGTTTTTCATTCTTGGTTCTTTGCGCCTGTAAAGCAAGGGGAGTTTATTGACTTAATGCTGGAAATAGAAAAGGAGTCTTTTAAGTGAAAGAACGTGATAAGTTCTTCATAATGTTGGGTATATTTCTCTTAGCCTTCTATATACCTTTTCAAAACCCGCGGGTGCAGTCCGCTATTCTTGAAGCTTTCTTCATGCTCCAGGACTATGCGCAAAAACATGTGCTTACCTGCTTGGTACCTGCTTTCTTTATTGCCGGGGCCATCTCTATTTTCGTGTCACAGGCGTCGGTGCTAAAGTATTTTGGGCCCGGGGCCAGTAAAATTCTTTCTTACAGTGTAGCCTCAGTTTCGGGCACAGTACTTGCGGTGTGTTCCTGTACGGTCCTGCCGCTTTTTGCGGGGATTTACAAGCGGGGCGCAGGTATTGGGCCTGCCGTTGCCTTCCTGTACTCCGGTCCGGCGATAAACGTTCTGGCCATCATCCTCACCGCCCGCGTTCTGGGGTTTGATTTGGGCCTGGCGCGGGCAGTGGGGGCGGTTCTCTTTTCTATAATTATTGGACTCTTAATGCATCTTTTCTTCTTGAAGGAAGAGCGGGAAAAAGAAGCTGCAACCCTCAATATGCCGCCGCCAGAGGAGGACAGGCGGGCTTTGTGGCAATACGCGGTATATTTTGCTACGATGGTCGTTATCCTCATATTTGCATCCTGGAGCAAGCCGAGTCAGCCGGTGGGCTTCTTCAACGCCGTTTACCAGGAGCACTGGTATCTGACAGTATTTTTCCTGGCTGTGCTGGCGTTGATACTGAAGCTCTGGTTTAATAAAGAAGAAATGGTAAGCTGGGTGGAATCTACCTGGGGTTATACCAAGATGATCTTCCCCTTGCTCCTGGGAGGAGTTCTGGTAGCCGGTTTCTTGATGGGCAGGCCGGAGGCAGATACGGGGATTATACCTGCCAAGTATATCTCTATGCTGGTAGGCGGCAACTCGTTCAGCGCTAACTTTATTGCATCCATTGTAGGCGCCTTTATGTATTTTGCAACCTTGACCGAGGTGCCCATATTACAGGGCCTTTTAGGCAGCGGCATGGGCAAAGGGCCTGCTCTTGCCCTGCTCCTGTCCGGGCCGGCGTTAAGCTTGCCGAACATGATTGTAATAAGACATATACTGGGTACTAAAAAGACGTTGATTTTTATCTCACTCGTTATTGTGTTGTCTACGTTGGCGGGCTTGATCTTCGGGGCATTCTGGGGCTAAGTTCACAGGTATTTAACGGCAATATAACTCGTAAAAAAATGCTTTGTTGATGGGCTGATGACCG
This genomic interval from Pelotomaculum schinkii contains the following:
- a CDS encoding thioredoxin family protein, which translates into the protein MEIQVLGPGCNKCKTMYKLVTETLGEMGIDADVKKVEKLDEIIEAGVMLTPGLVINGKVKVTGKVPGKSDIKKYIEQEI
- a CDS encoding permease translates to MKERDKFFIMLGIFLLAFYIPFQNPRVQSAILEAFFMLQDYAQKHVLTCLVPAFFIAGAISIFVSQASVLKYFGPGASKILSYSVASVSGTVLAVCSCTVLPLFAGIYKRGAGIGPAVAFLYSGPAINVLAIILTARVLGFDLGLARAVGAVLFSIIIGLLMHLFFLKEEREKEAATLNMPPPEEDRRALWQYAVYFATMVVILIFASWSKPSQPVGFFNAVYQEHWYLTVFFLAVLALILKLWFNKEEMVSWVESTWGYTKMIFPLLLGGVLVAGFLMGRPEADTGIIPAKYISMLVGGNSFSANFIASIVGAFMYFATLTEVPILQGLLGSGMGKGPALALLLSGPALSLPNMIVIRHILGTKKTLIFISLVIVLSTLAGLIFGAFWG